The DNA window CGCGATGGAATAAAAATTCATCGTCATGTTGACCGGCTCATCATGGTTAGCGTGCGGAACGGTACCCACGTCGAGTACGCTGATGAGCGGGTGCTGCGGGGCCGGTATCGCGAGGGAGCGGTAAAAATCGCTGATCGACTTGAACGACTTCATGCTTCGTTGTCGGCTTTAACTACGTCCAGAACAAGTTTGCCACGGGTGTGCCAGCGTTCGCTTTCGCGGTGCGCCTGAGCGACCTCATCCAGCGGAAACACCTTGCTGATGAATACCTTTACCTCACCTGCGTCGATCAGCCGGGCTATCTGCTCCAGCCACTCCCGGCGGGGCTGGTTGGCCGCCAGTTCACCCGTCGCCTGCCTGGTGGCAAGGGCATTCAGCACCTCATCCGTAAATGGCAGGTCGGTGTTGACACTGACGAATATACCGCCTTCTTTCAATGTATTGACCAACTTTACCCGCTCTTTGTTGTCGCGAAGGGGCGACGCGTCAAGCACCACGTCCACGTCCTGTACCCACTCGTCGACAGGCTGGGTGGTGTAGTCGATTACGGCATCGGCTCCGAGTTCGTTGAGAAAGTCCTGATTCCGGGCCGATGCCACCGCGATTACATAGGCACCTGTTGCTCTGGCGAACTGCACGGCGAAACTACCGACCCCACCCGATGCCCCCGTAATCAGGATGCGCTGCCCCGACTCAAGTTTCCCGTATTCGTACATCCCCGTCCAGGCGGTCAGCGCGGCCAACGGCACCGCAGCCGCTTCCGTGAAGCTCAGCCGCTGGGGTTTCAGAGCAAACTGGCTGGCTTTGGCCGCGCAATACTCAGCGTAGGTACCGTTGCTGAAGAAATTAGCCAGTCCGTACACGGCATCGCCCTTCTGGAAGCCCGTTACGTCACTACCTGCTTCTTCCACAATACCGGCCCCATCGCAACCCAGTGTCATCGGCAGGGTCAGGAAAGACCGTATCCCTTCGTTGGCCCCGTTGCGAATCACCCAGTCGACTGGGTTCACACTGCTGGCATACACACGCACTAATACCTCATCCGGCGCGGGAACAGGCCGTTCGATTTCCTCTACTGTCAGCACATCAGCCCCGCCAAATTCATGAATTCTTACGGCTTTCATACATATCTGTTTTGGTTACGACACAAAGGTCGTAAGCCCCAGCGCGACAGATTTAGCCGAAACACCGTATGTGTTAGCCGAAACAACCGTAGCCTCAGTGTTAGCCAATATCGCTAATTCATACGGGCTAAGACCGGAATGGGCCAGTCCTTTATCTGCCAGTTGTCATGCGGGTTAGCCACAGTAACTTGTTGGCTTGTCTTGTTATCCAGATCACTTTTCGGCACCGACATTCAGCAGCTTCCGGGTTTTCTGAACGATATACCCATCGTTTCAACGGCAGCCGGGTCGGCGGCTGTACCGCCTTCGATAACCACGCGGGGGTACCTGCGCGCGAAACTCGTTACAACAGGCCGTTTCAGCTGCTCACCAGGCTGAAGCGGCCCGGCCGTTACCGATCAAACCGCTTCCGGTTACGAACAACCTGTCTGTTCAACTGGCTAGTTGACCAACAATGGCCTGATTGATTAACTTGCGATATAAAACTTGTACTTCGATGACCGGTGATCAGCAGTTTTCGGCTACACTACACGAGCAGCTTGACGTCAATTTTGCCCTCCAGGCCGCCGGACTCGGCGTCTGGGAATACAACCCCGTCACGGGTTTGATCGACTGGGACAGGCAGACGCAGGCCCTGTTTGGGATTGCCGACAGTAATTCCATACCGTATGAACAGGCTATCCGGCACATCCATCCCGACGACGTTCAGCGGGTTGATGAAGCAGTACAGTGGGCGGTAAATCCACAATCTGGCGGGATATACGATCAGACCTATCGCACCATCGGCGTCGACGACGGAATGCTGCGGTGGGTTCGATTTGCAGGCCGGACTTACCGTACTGAATCGGGCGAACTGATTCGCTTTGGGGGCATCACACAGGAAGTAACACAGCAGGTAACAGACAGACAAAAGATCAGCGACGACGCCCGGCTTGCAGATCTGGTCAAGGCGACACCAGCGGCTACGGCGGTCTATATGGGTCGTGATATGCTGATTCAGCAGGTCAACACAGCCATGCTGGCCATCTGGGGAAAGGATGAATCAGTAATTGGCAAGACGCTGCACGTAGCCATCCCCGAACTGGACGGACAGCCCTTTCTGGCCCAGCTTCAGCACGTATTTGACACGGGTGAACCGTTTCGGCAGGCGGAGGGCATGGCAGAACTGATCGAGAACGGACAGCCCAGAACGGTCTGGTTCAACCATGCCTACAATCCGCTGTACGACAGCGACGGACAGATATACGGCGTTATCAATATTGCCATCGACGTAACCGAGCAGGTACTGATCCGCCAAACGTTGCAGAACAACGAGATTGCCCTTAATAACACCATCGAGCTGGCAGAACTGGGTACGTTCAGCGTCGATGTCGCCACCAATCTGCTCACGGCCTCACCGCGCGTGGCTGACTGGTTTGGCTTCGACAAGCTGACGGCGAATACCGAAGCGTTCATCTCCGGCGTCGGCGAAGGCGATCGAGATCACGTTCGTACCAGCCTGTATAACACCCTGTTGCCGGGTTCCGATGGCCGCTACGATGTTATTCACTCGGCTATCAACGCCAAAACGGGAAACCAGGTGATTCTGCACGCGATGGGCCGGGTCTACTTTGCACCCAACGGACAACCGGTTAAAATTGAAGGGACGGCGCAGGATATAACGGCGCAGCGGGAGTTACAGCTACTGCTGGAACAACAGGTGCAGGAGCGTACGGGAGAACTGGCCACTACCAACAGGGAACTTGCTGCCAGCAATGAGGAATATGCGTCTATCAACGAAGAGCTGGAAGAAGCCAATAATCTGCTGACGCGCTCCAACGAGAACCTGCAAACCTTCGCCTATATCGCTTCGCACGACTTGCAGGAGCCGCTGCGCAAGATTCAGCAGTTCGGCGATCTGCTGAAGACCCGGCTGGCCGGGCAGGTAGATAAAGACGAACTGACCTATCTGGAGCGAATGCAGGTGGCGGCAAGCCGGATGTCGATTCTGATTAAAGACCTGCTTGACTTTTCCCGTATTTCCACCCAGCGCAGCATCGATGAGCTGGTGGCCCTGCAAACCGTTACGGATGCTGCACTAACCGTGCTCGACTGGACGATCACCGAAACGGAGGCACAGGTGGCCGTCGACGCGCTGCCAACTGTGCGGGGCGATGCCGTTCAGTTAGGGCAGTTGTTCCAGAATCTGATCAGCAATGCCCTGAAATTTCGCCAGCCGGGAGTCCCCCCCGCAATCCGCATCAGCAGCCATATCATCCGGGCCGAGCAGCTGCCCGCGTCGATCAAACCCGCCCGCCGAATGGCATTTTACTGCCGTATCGATGTCGCCGACAACGGTATTGGTTTCGAGGAGAAGTACCTCGATCGTATTTTTCAGGTCTTCCAGCGACTACACGGCAAAGATCAATACGCAGGGACGGGGGTCGGTCTGGCAATCTGCGAGAAAGTAGTCGCCAACCACGGCGGAGCCATTACCGCCATCAGTCAGCCGGGGCTTGGCGCAACCTTTATGATTTATTTGCCTGCGGATTGAGTGCGCGGTTCAGGCCAGTCCCACCGGTTACTCAGGCTTTCGCTACCCGCGCCAATTACAACGTTAGCTCCTTCTGATACAGCCCAACCAGCGTATCGACGGCGTAGTCGATTTCGGCGGGGGTGTTGTATTTGCCAAACGAGAACCGGACATAACCCCGGTCGGGGTCGATACCAGGCAGAGCCGCCAGTACGTGCGAGCCGACGTTGGACCCGCTCGAACAGGCCGACCCACCCGATGCGGAAATCCGGGCAATGTCGAGGTTGAACAGCAGCATATCGTTCAGCTCCGACGCAGGAAGGCTCACATTCAGGACCGTATACAGACTACTGTCGACATCGGCCGATTCGCCGTTAAACGACACGCCTGGTAGCCCTTCGCGCAGCCGCCCAATCATCCGTCGTTTCAGGCTGCTGATGTGCTGTTGGTGTTCGTCCATCTCGGCATAGGCAATTTCGAGGGCTTTGGCCAGCCCCACGATGCCGTAGACGTTCTCCGTGCCGCCCCGCATGTTGCGTTCCTGCGCCCCGCCGTAGATAAACGGGTGAATCTTCGTATCGGCGTTGACGTACAGAAACCCGACACCTTTGGGGCCGTGAAATTTGTGTCCGGCCCCCACGATGAAGTCGACAGGCAGCGTTTGCAGATTGTGACGGAAATGGCCCATCGTCTGCACTGTATCGGAGTGAAACACAGCATCGTACGCCCGGCACAGCTCACCTACCCGCTCGATGGGCAGCAGATTCCCGATTTCGTTGTTGCCGTGCATGAGCGACACCAGCGACCGCGCCGAGGGACCGCCCGCAATGCGGTGTTCGCGCAGCAGCTTCTCCAGATGGTTGAGGTCGACACGGCCCTGCGCGTCGATGTCAACCATACTCAACCTGATCGCACCGGCCTTTTCGAGGTGTTGCAGGGTGTGCAGCACGGCATGGTGTTCGAGGGGCGAGGTAATGGCGTGGGTCAGTCCGAAGGTTTCGATACTGCTGCGAATGGCCGTATTGTCGGCTTCAGTGCCGCCGGACGTAAAGAAAATTTCGGCGGGCGACGTGTTGAGCAGCGAAGCCACCGTTTTACGCGCTTTCTCGATCGCCGTCCTGACCATCCGCCCGTGGCTGTGTATCGACGAGGGATTGCCAAACTGCTCGGTCATGAGCGGCAGCATGGCCTCCAGCACGGCCGGGTCGAGTTTGGTAGTGGCAGCATTATCGAGATAAACGGGCGCAGTGGTGGTCATAACAGCTACGTTGGTACTTAGTTTGTCAACACGCAAAATTACGACGAAGTTGCCGCCTACCCTACCAAATCCTGACCGACTATGGTACGAAACTGACCAACCAGGGCAGTTTTCCGGCTAAAACACTAACTGAAGTTAACCGGTTACTTCGTCAGTATTCATTCGCTACCTATGGATTTTTCGCAAGCTGCTGATCTGATTTATGCCGAACTGATGCGCTGGAGCCGGGCAGGAATTAAATTGATTCCCAACCTCGGCCTGGCGATTCTCATTCTTGTCGTTTTTTCGTTTCTCTCCCGTTGGGTGAGTCAGTGGGGTGTCCGGGGGCTGCATCGGGTCAGCAACAACATTTCGCTGGTCAACCTCGTCGGGGCGCTGGCCCGTGTGCTGCTGATGGCCGTCGGGCTGTTTATCGCCCTCGGTGTATTGGGTCTCGATAAAACGGTGGCCTCCCTACTGACGGGAGCCGGTATTCTGGCCCTCGCCGTCGGCTTCGCTTTTCAGGACCTGACGACAAACTTTATTTCGGGCACCATGATTGCCCTCGCCCGCCCAGTTCAGGTGGGGGATACCGTCGAAACAAACGGCTATACCGGCAAAGTCATCGACATCAAGCTACGCTCTATCGTGATCGACAATGGGCAGGGCCAGACGGTCGAGATTCCGAGCAAAGACGTGTTTCAGAAGCCCATCACCAACTATTCGCGGCTGGGGCAGCGCCGGATCGAAGTAGCGGCCAACGTCTCGTACCTCGATGATCTGGACCACGCGCAGCGGGTAGCCCAGCAGGCAATCCGGCAGTTACCGTTCGTACTACCCGACCGCCCCGTCGATCTCTACTACAAAAACTTCGGCGACAACTCGATCCAGTTTATCGTCTGGTTCTGGGTCGACCCACTCAAAACCGGCCCGTTGGCCGCTGTCAGCGAAGGCATGAAAGCCATCAAGCGCGCCTTTGCCGCCAACCAGATCACGCTCTTTTTCCCAACCGTTACCTACGACCTGAAACAGAAACAGGAGGACGCGTCCACCGTTAGTCGACAATCCGCACGCTAAGCAGTGCCCCGTCGTCTTCGCCCGTTTCAGCTCCGTTGCCCGGCGTAGAGTCCGGGTCGGGCTGGTCGGACTGGAGTAGCTGTGCCGTTATGATCCTGTTACCTTGCCCCGATAGCTGCACGACAACCGACACCAGTCTATGTTCGTTAACAGCCAGCGAGAGGGCAGCCGTCGTAAGCAGATTACCACTGACGGTTATACCCTCTCCACCGATAAATGTGCCGCCATCTGGCAGTGTAAAGCCCGCAACGACACCCGTAGCGGCTATCCCACCCCGGTTATACAGGTCAAGTGTCAGCGTAAGCTGGCCACCTTCCGGTGTCGCCAGGCCACTCGCCGACAGCCCTAAGCTTAGATCGGCCGACAGCGAATCAGGACGGGGCTGATTGGATGAAACAGCGGGCAACGGCCGCTGATACGGGTTCGACGATTCATAAATGGGTGTTGCTGCGTCAGAGGTTCGAATGCTTGCTACAGACATATCGTCCTCCCCGTCGCCTGTACCACTACCGGGCTGACTATCGGGATCGGTCGTTCCGCAGGCCACGACCTGCACCGCGTTACGATACGTAGCCAGCACGGTAGGGCTCACGTCATAACTAAACAAGATGGTTTGCCCCGCCCGTATGCTGTCGACGGCCATTTCGATGACGTTATTACTGTTTGTTACGCTGCCATCCACAGCCGACAGGAAGTTGATACCAACTGGCAATCGGTTTTGCAGCCGTACCGTTCGGGCAGTAGCGGGGCCGCTGTTGACCACCTCAACCGTCAGCCGCAGTCGCTCACCGGCAGACATGACGGCCCGGTCGGGGTATTGCCTCACCGATAGGTCTGCCAGCGCAGTGGTAGAGTCGCCGGGCAGTACGGTGATGAGCAGTGGCGTCGAGGCCGGACTCTGGCAGTTGGTAGCTTTCGTCTGGATACAAATAGCCGTGTATGAGGTCGTCTGCGCCGGTGCCGCGATCAGCGTATTGCCCGTCGCGCCCGTACTCCAGGTGGTCGTGTAGGCGCAGCCCGTGGCCGTCAGCGTAACGGATTCACCCTGCGTCAGTGTCGACGAGGTAGCCGTGATCGTCGGGGCCGGGGGTTGGCGCACACATCCGGAAAACCCCCGAAATACCCATCGAGGTAACTCAGCCGCCGGTCGATCCAGCCGGTTGCATAGCTGGTTTCGTCGGTTACGTTTGGGGTTGGCCAGATCCGGCCTTCCCGCCGGTAAGCCCCTTCGTTTGTCAGCCGCTGCACATTCGCGGTCAGGCTGCTTTTCAAGGCTCCCGCGTCGAAGACACCCTTCCGCAACGCAAACCAGCGCGTCTTCGCGCGTTCCTGAAACGAACCCGGATTTAGCCCTAACAGCTTATCGTACAACCCATTGCTTAATATATCCGTCGTCGTCTCATCGCGATTACCGGCCCACATATAGCCGAATGTACCGTCCAGGTCCCAGGGAATGTAGATGTATGGTTCGTTTTCTTTGTACCGGGCGATGTACAGGTTTTTACCCCGGTTATCAGCGGCCCGGATCAGGTTCAGAAACAGGAAGTAGTCGATCAGGTTATCGGTCTGCCAGCGGGTGCTCAGTTTACTCTTAAACTGATCGCTGTTGCTATTGACCACGAAATCAGTCAGGCCATACAGGTTCGACCAGAACGTAGTGTCGTTAGGATACTTGAGTTCGTAACCAGCCCAGGTATCGCGGTTGGCACCGTCGAGTGAAGGCACGCCCGTAAACAGCGTCGCGTCCGTCCAGTTGACGGATTTGTACAGCTCGCCCCGCACCGAGCCGTTGGTGTTTGTCTTTTTCAGCTTTAGCTGCTTCCGGTCCATCGGCTCGGTGAGCAGGTAGATGCCATTGTAGACACCGTTCAGAAACACGTCGACGTAGCGGGTGCGAATACCCGGCACGGCGTCGGTTTCCTGACTGGCGTAGTACAGCTTGTACATCTTCAGCCAAAGCGCATGCGACGTGGCATTATTGACCCGCAGCGGCTCATTGTACATCGCCAGCAGCAGCCATTCGCTGTCTTCACGCATCCCGAACAGGGCGGTATCTTTCGTGATCCTGCCGGTGGAATCGGTGTAGAAAACGACTTTATAAGGCTTTTTGGGCAACGTACTCGTATACGCCCCCCGGATATTCACCTGCGACCATTTGAGTCTGGTACTGCCCGTCGTATCGGCGATGGTCAGCTTCGTCATGATCGCCGGGGTATTTACAATATCTTTGCCCCGCGTCTGAATATTCAGCATGGGCAGGGCGGTAAACATCAGCGAGTACGTAACACCGTTGCGGTCGACGGGATAGAAAACACCCCGTTTCAGCGTCGTAACGCTATCAGGAAAGGTGTATACCTGATCGAGCGTGACGGACAGCGGCTGCGTATTAGTGGCAGTGGGCAGCTTATTGCAGAGAATCAGTTGGTTGGCAGCGTCAACGCGGTAGCGGTCGGCGGAAACAGATTGCGCCAGTACGCTGGGTAGGGCAAACAGTAGCAACGAAAAAATAGGCAGGCAGCGCAGAAACCACGAAGAGGATAATTTTATGAACATGTGTGAATATAAGTCAAACCAAAGTTACTTACACGCACACAAAAATTTACCCACTGCGCTTATGCCAAACTCTCAAAAGAAAGAAAAATACCCAGCGACTGGACGAAGTATGCTGATAATCAGACACTTCATCCAATCACTTTTTTTCTTAAATTAGTTACATAGTTTGACTTAAGTCTGCCGCTGCTTTCTCGTCGACCAGCCAGATCAGTTCACCGTCGGTGGGTTTGATTTCCTGCGATGGGTACAGGTCGGGGTTATAGGCTCCTTTCAGCACCTCTTTCAGGGGCGCGGCTTTCTTCGGCCCCGCTACCAGAAACAGCACGCACTTCGCCCGGTTCACGATGGGGGCCGTCAGCGTAAGGCGGTACATATCCTGTTTGGTCAGGAAGTAAGCGGCTGTCCAGGCCGTTTTTTCGTGAACGACCTCCGTGCCGGGAAACAGCGACAGCGTGTGTCCGTCGTCGCCCATACCCAGCAGCACCAGATCAAAACTCTCACCGGTTTCACCAAAATACTCGTGCAGTGTCCGGTCGTAGTCGGCAGCGGCTTCCTGCGGTTCGAGGTCGGTTTTCCAGACGTGAATCTGGTCTTCGGGCGTATACACATGGCCCAGCAGCGTATCGTAGGCCATACCCGCGTTGCTCTGTTCATCGTCGATGGGTACATACCGTTCATCACCCCAGAACACGTGCAGCTGCGCCCACGGTATCTGCTCGACGTAAGGCTGTTTTGCCAGCAGCTCGTGCAGGGCCTTTGGTGTACTGCCCCCCGACAGCGCAATCGTAAACCGGTCCTGCGTTTTCAGCGCGTCGGTGATGCGTTTGGTAATCAGATCAGCCGCAGCCTTCGCCAGGTCGGTCGGGTTTTTCTTGATAATGAGTTCCATTTGGCTAGTTTAATGTTCAGGGTTCAAGGTCTAAGGTTGCGGGTTGCGTGCAAAGCACAACGTTAAACCTTGGACATCAAACCCTAAACCCTTTATAAAAAATCGGCCCGCATGGGAGTAAAGCTATCGATCAAAACGCCCGCTTCAAGACAGTGGGCACCGTGCCACACGTCCGACGGGATGTAAAACATATCGCCCTGCCGCAGTTCGCGGGTTTCGTCGCCGATGGTGATGGCAAACACACCACGCTCCACATACGACATTTGTACATGAACGTGCTGATGAACAATCCCAACGCCCCCCGTTTCAAACGCTACCTTCACAACCATCATGTCTGGTTCGTAGCTCATCACTTTGCGCTTCACACCCTCGGCAACGGTTTCCCACGGCAGCGAAGCGTCGTCAATAAACAAGGAAGAAGTGGTCATCAGTGCAGTCGAATTGGCCGATATCGTCGTTTGCCGACTACCAGCGGTAACAAAAGGCGAAAATAGGCCGTTAAACTGACGTTAGCCAGCGCAATTTTCGGGCGGTACTGCCGATAATCGGTATTTATCGGCCATAACCAAACGTTATGAGTGGCCGGAACCCTGATTAGCTACGGGGGTGTTATACTTGCAAACGCGCCACCACGCCCATTACGCCGGACAAAAACCCGGCGTTTCGTTTTACTACATTAGTTGATTAAGTCTATAGAGAAATTTATTATGGCCATTGACATCACCGACCGTGTAAGTACAGCCGCCCGACGCGACATTCTCGATCTCGAACGCCGGATCAGTTCGTTTCAATCGGGCGACATTGCCGACGAAGCATTTCGTAAGTTTCGGCTTACGCGGGGCGTTTATGGGCAGCGGCAACCGGGCGTACAGATGATTCGTATCAAGCTGCCCTACGGCCGAATCACAGCCGACCAGCTTATCCGCATCGCCGACCTGTCGGACAAATACGCAACGGGGAATCTGCACGCGACCACCCGGCAGGATATTCAGCTGCACTTCGTCAAACTGGCCGATTCGCCCCAGCTTTGGGCCGAACTGGAAGACGCGGGCATTACGCTGAAGGAA is part of the Spirosoma rhododendri genome and encodes:
- a CDS encoding cysteine desulfurase family protein; protein product: MTTTAPVYLDNAATTKLDPAVLEAMLPLMTEQFGNPSSIHSHGRMVRTAIEKARKTVASLLNTSPAEIFFTSGGTEADNTAIRSSIETFGLTHAITSPLEHHAVLHTLQHLEKAGAIRLSMVDIDAQGRVDLNHLEKLLREHRIAGGPSARSLVSLMHGNNEIGNLLPIERVGELCRAYDAVFHSDTVQTMGHFRHNLQTLPVDFIVGAGHKFHGPKGVGFLYVNADTKIHPFIYGGAQERNMRGGTENVYGIVGLAKALEIAYAEMDEHQQHISSLKRRMIGRLREGLPGVSFNGESADVDSSLYTVLNVSLPASELNDMLLFNLDIARISASGGSACSSGSNVGSHVLAALPGIDPDRGYVRFSFGKYNTPAEIDYAVDTLVGLYQKELTL
- a CDS encoding DUF11 domain-containing protein; translation: MRQPPAPTITATSSTLTQGESVTLTATGCAYTTTWSTGATGNTLIAAPAQTTSYTAICIQTKATNCQSPASTPLLITVLPGDSTTALADLSVRQYPDRAVMSAGERLRLTVEVVNSGPATARTVRLQNRLPVGINFLSAVDGSVTNSNNVIEMAVDSIRAGQTILFSYDVSPTVLATYRNAVQVVACGTTDPDSQPGSGTGDGEDDMSVASIRTSDAATPIYESSNPYQRPLPAVSSNQPRPDSLSADLSLGLSASGLATPEGGQLTLTLDLYNRGGIAATGVVAGFTLPDGGTFIGGEGITVSGNLLTTAALSLAVNEHRLVSVVVQLSGQGNRIITAQLLQSDQPDPDSTPGNGAETGEDDGALLSVRIVD
- a CDS encoding mechanosensitive ion channel family protein is translated as MDFSQAADLIYAELMRWSRAGIKLIPNLGLAILILVVFSFLSRWVSQWGVRGLHRVSNNISLVNLVGALARVLLMAVGLFIALGVLGLDKTVASLLTGAGILALAVGFAFQDLTTNFISGTMIALARPVQVGDTVETNGYTGKVIDIKLRSIVIDNGQGQTVEIPSKDVFQKPITNYSRLGQRRIEVAANVSYLDDLDHAQRVAQQAIRQLPFVLPDRPVDLYYKNFGDNSIQFIVWFWVDPLKTGPLAAVSEGMKAIKRAFAANQITLFFPTVTYDLKQKQEDASTVSRQSAR
- a CDS encoding CotH kinase family protein; the encoded protein is MFIKLSSSWFLRCLPIFSLLLFALPSVLAQSVSADRYRVDAANQLILCNKLPTATNTQPLSVTLDQVYTFPDSVTTLKRGVFYPVDRNGVTYSLMFTALPMLNIQTRGKDIVNTPAIMTKLTIADTTGSTRLKWSQVNIRGAYTSTLPKKPYKVVFYTDSTGRITKDTALFGMREDSEWLLLAMYNEPLRVNNATSHALWLKMYKLYYASQETDAVPGIRTRYVDVFLNGVYNGIYLLTEPMDRKQLKLKKTNTNGSVRGELYKSVNWTDATLFTGVPSLDGANRDTWAGYELKYPNDTTFWSNLYGLTDFVVNSNSDQFKSKLSTRWQTDNLIDYFLFLNLIRAADNRGKNLYIARYKENEPYIYIPWDLDGTFGYMWAGNRDETTTDILSNGLYDKLLGLNPGSFQERAKTRWFALRKGVFDAGALKSSLTANVQRLTNEGAYRREGRIWPTPNVTDETSYATGWIDRRLSYLDGYFGGFPDVCANPRPRRSRLPRRH
- a CDS encoding cupin domain-containing protein; this translates as MTTSSLFIDDASLPWETVAEGVKRKVMSYEPDMMVVKVAFETGGVGIVHQHVHVQMSYVERGVFAITIGDETRELRQGDMFYIPSDVWHGAHCLEAGVLIDSFTPMRADFL
- the pgl gene encoding 6-phosphogluconolactonase — translated: MELIIKKNPTDLAKAAADLITKRITDALKTQDRFTIALSGGSTPKALHELLAKQPYVEQIPWAQLHVFWGDERYVPIDDEQSNAGMAYDTLLGHVYTPEDQIHVWKTDLEPQEAAADYDRTLHEYFGETGESFDLVLLGMGDDGHTLSLFPGTEVVHEKTAWTAAYFLTKQDMYRLTLTAPIVNRAKCVLFLVAGPKKAAPLKEVLKGAYNPDLYPSQEIKPTDGELIWLVDEKAAADLSQTM
- a CDS encoding PAS domain-containing sensor histidine kinase; this translates as MTGDQQFSATLHEQLDVNFALQAAGLGVWEYNPVTGLIDWDRQTQALFGIADSNSIPYEQAIRHIHPDDVQRVDEAVQWAVNPQSGGIYDQTYRTIGVDDGMLRWVRFAGRTYRTESGELIRFGGITQEVTQQVTDRQKISDDARLADLVKATPAATAVYMGRDMLIQQVNTAMLAIWGKDESVIGKTLHVAIPELDGQPFLAQLQHVFDTGEPFRQAEGMAELIENGQPRTVWFNHAYNPLYDSDGQIYGVINIAIDVTEQVLIRQTLQNNEIALNNTIELAELGTFSVDVATNLLTASPRVADWFGFDKLTANTEAFISGVGEGDRDHVRTSLYNTLLPGSDGRYDVIHSAINAKTGNQVILHAMGRVYFAPNGQPVKIEGTAQDITAQRELQLLLEQQVQERTGELATTNRELAASNEEYASINEELEEANNLLTRSNENLQTFAYIASHDLQEPLRKIQQFGDLLKTRLAGQVDKDELTYLERMQVAASRMSILIKDLLDFSRISTQRSIDELVALQTVTDAALTVLDWTITETEAQVAVDALPTVRGDAVQLGQLFQNLISNALKFRQPGVPPAIRISSHIIRAEQLPASIKPARRMAFYCRIDVADNGIGFEEKYLDRIFQVFQRLHGKDQYAGTGVGLAICEKVVANHGGAITAISQPGLGATFMIYLPAD
- a CDS encoding NADP-dependent oxidoreductase; protein product: MKAVRIHEFGGADVLTVEEIERPVPAPDEVLVRVYASSVNPVDWVIRNGANEGIRSFLTLPMTLGCDGAGIVEEAGSDVTGFQKGDAVYGLANFFSNGTYAEYCAAKASQFALKPQRLSFTEAAAVPLAALTAWTGMYEYGKLESGQRILITGASGGVGSFAVQFARATGAYVIAVASARNQDFLNELGADAVIDYTTQPVDEWVQDVDVVLDASPLRDNKERVKLVNTLKEGGIFVSVNTDLPFTDEVLNALATRQATGELAANQPRREWLEQIARLIDAGEVKVFISKVFPLDEVAQAHRESERWHTRGKLVLDVVKADNEA